In the Breoghania sp. genome, GGGAAAGCGCGGGCCTTCCTGAATCAGCAGGCGCAACAGGTGTTTGCGGCGCGTGTTCAGGATCTCCTCGACAAAAATCGTATGGACCCGTCTGAGCACGTCCTCCACCGGGAGGTCCGGGCTTGCCGCGAGCGCCTTCAGACCGCCCAGAACCGGCTGGGCGGCTGCGCGCAGCAACTCCACAAAGAGGGTCTCCTTGTCGGGGAAGTAGAGATAGATCGTGCCTTTGGCGATGCCCGCACGCCTGGCGACGTCATCGAGCTTGGCTTGGGTGAAACCATGTTCGGCGAACACGTCGAAGGCCGCGTCGAGGATCTCTTTGCGCCGAACCTCCGCGCGCGCGTCCGCCGACTTGCCGCGGGCGGGCTTTCTTGCAGCGGCGGGGGCTGAGCCGTTTTCGGGCGGGGCGGATTTGCGGGGCACGGTCCTGTCCTTCCAGCTTCGGCGGAAATCCGGTCCGTGCGCACGGCCCGAGATTTTCTGCCGCAATGCCTTGATGTCAGTATGACTGACTGGTCAGTCATAATCTAGGCGGACGCCGGGCGTTCGGCAATAGGGGGAATGACCTATGGGAACCGTTCGATGGGAGATGACCGGCGTGAGGGCGGGGCAGCCCATGGGGTGGCAGCCGGTGCCACCGGGCTCCAGAGCGGCTTGTCGCCGGGCCCTGAAAGGCGCGCGCGCGTGGGCAGACGGCTCCCCGTGGGGGCTTTACGCCCAGGCCATGCTCGGCCAGCGTTTGGCGATCATTGCGGCGTTCAGGCCATAGACCGATTGCAGAAGATTCGGGTCGATGATCTCTTCCGGGTTGTCGCCTTCCGCCACCACGCGGCCGCTTTCCATCACCACCAGATGATCGGCATAGGAAGCTGCAAGCTCAAGATCGTGCAGCACGATGACAACCCCGCCGCCCTCACGCGCATAGGCAGCGGCGATCTCCAGAACCTCGATCTGG is a window encoding:
- a CDS encoding TetR/AcrR family transcriptional regulator; this encodes MPRKSAPPENGSAPAAARKPARGKSADARAEVRRKEILDAAFDVFAEHGFTQAKLDDVARRAGIAKGTIYLYFPDKETLFVELLRAAAQPVLGGLKALAASPDLPVEDVLRRVHTIFVEEILNTRRKHLLRLLIQEGPRFPAVTEFYYGEIVRNGLATITSLARRGVQTGELADDALVRFPQLVMAPLLMSVIWDALFEDKHHLDVDGMLAAFRTLLVPPSGAEPPDRQEA